Within the Chloroflexi bacterium ADurb.Bin180 genome, the region TGGCCCGGTGGGTATTGTCATAAAAGACGCCGCTGGCCCTGCCTGCCGCCAGTCCGAGGCAGAAGGGGATGTTCAAATAGAGTGGATCGGATCCCAGCTGATAGTTCTGGGGGTCCACGTTCCAGAGAGTCACCCGCTGGCCGCGCAGGTTCAGTCCCAGCGCTCTTTCCCCCAGCCCGTACACCTGCTGGCCGGGCAGCAGCATTGTCGACAGCGCCACTCGTTCGCCGTGCCAGGCCATGCCTTGCTGGTCGCCGTGGAGCAGGGCGCCGTTTGGGTCGAGGAAGGAGATGCGGCAGGGCGAGCGCATTACGCGGCAGGTGACCTGGCCGGTGCGAATCTCGACCGCGTCTGGCAGCTCCTCCAGCTCCACGCCAACCGGTGGCCAGTCGCACGCCGGTTTGGCGACGGCGTAGGAGAAGGGTTCTTCAAAGACACCAGCCGTTGAGCAGCGCACCAGGAGGAGATCAGCGGCCAGCACGGTGATCTGCACGGTGGCTCGTTCGCAGTGCAGAGTCACCACTCGGCCAGCTCGCTCAGTGGACAGGACCGCGCCCGGGGTGTTCCAGCCGGCCAGGTCCTCCGGCGGGGTCGGGGCTGAAGCGGGCCGGCGGCCGAACACGGCCATCAGCCCCTGCAGCAGAGACGGAGACGACCGGCCGCCGGCGAAACTGCCCTCGTAAAAGGCGCGTCGCAGCGGGTAGAGGGCGGACTGCAGGGTGTTGCTCAACCCAACGGCGCGAATGCCACGCCACGCGTGGGCCAGGAGACCTTCGTCAGGCGGCATCGACAGTCACTCCTCTGCGGACGCGGGGCTGTTCGTGGGGGCAATGGCCGGTTGGCTCAGCCGTCCGCGTGCCGCTTTTTCTCGTTCTCTTTCTTGAACTCGTCGTACACGCGCTCCACCGAAGCGCGAATACGCCGCTCGACCTCTTCCCTCCTGCTGGACGGGAAGGGGAAAAAGTCCTGCATGCGCACCCTGTCCACTGACTCGCGGCGGGTGCAGCCATTGGCAAAGCAGTCGTAGACGCGCTCGCGCATCTTGCTGATATAGTCAGAGAGGATCTCTGTGGCCAGCGGGTGGCACGGCTCGCCCCGCCCGGGCACGATCAGCTCGACCTCTTTGAGTCGGCGGATGACCTCCAACGCGTGGAGCCAGCGCATGCTGTTGGCCTGAGAGAGGTTGGGATGCTCGCCGTTGACCACCACATCGCCAGCAAAAAGCACCTTCTCGCGCGGCATCTGCACGACAATGCTGGCCGGAGTGTGGCCCCCCGCATAGAGCAGGCGGAAGGCACGTCCCGACTTGAAGACGGACATATCGGCGGTGAGGGTCAGCTCGGGGTGCACGATGCGCGTCTTGGGCAGTTCGGCCAGGGCCTGGACATCACAATCACTATAGTGAGCGAGCTGGCGCTGCAAGAACTGCTCGTCATAGCGCTCCAGCTCTGACCAGGTGTTCTGGTGCGCGATGGTGGTTGTGGCGGGAAAGAAACAGCCACCCAGCACGCGTTCGAGCTTGTAATCGGTGTTGATAAGCAGAGTGATGCCCTTCTTGGTGGTCGAGGTGATCTTGCGCAGCCAGTCCCAGGCGTCCTTGGGCATCATCGGCGAGTCGACGAGCACTGCTCCCTCTTCGGTCACTGCAAAACCGACGTTGCCGGAGCAATAGCTCGTCTCGCAATAGACGCCGGAAGCAATTTCCTTCATTTTGACTCCCCTCAGTGCTCGGTCAGTGAGTGAAAGGCCCGTTCGAGTGCCTCTGCCAGGCGCTGGCCGGGAAAGCCGCCGCCCTGCGCCAGGTCCGCCTGTCCACCGCCCTTGCCTTCGAACTCCTGGCAGGTCTGGCTTACCAGGCCGGCCATATCGGTGCCAGCATCGCTGCTTCTGGCGAACACCACCCTCGCCAGCTCGCCGCCGGTTCCCAGCAGGGCGACAACCCCGGGCGTGGCGGTGAGCAGCGAGGCCAGCCGGCGCAGCTCGGTGACGTCGCGGCCGGCAAAGGACTGGACCACCACGCGCCTTGTTCCCCACACCCTGGCCTGAGCCAGCAGCCGTTCGGCCTCTCGCGGTAGGAGTTCGCCGCGCAACTGCTGCAGCTCACGGCGCTGCTCCGCTGCTTCGGCGGAGAGCCGCTGTACGGTGGCAGGCAGGTCACGCTCCTGGACACTGAAAGACTGAGCCATCTCGTGCAGCGCTCTGGTTTTCCGGCGGTGGTCCCGGAGGGCGCGCCAGCCGCAGACGAACTCGATCCTTGTCTCGTGCCCGCGTCGCTCGGCACGGCGCAGGGCAATCTGGCCGACCTCGCCGCTGCGTGCGCAATGCGTTCCGCCGCAGGGCGAACGGTCAAAGCCCTCCACCTCGACAATCCGAATGTCCTCATCGACGGTGGGCGCCTTGCGTAAGCCCAGTGTGGATACTTCATCGGCGCTGACAAAGCGTGCTACGATGGGCCGATCCGCAACGATGACCGCGTTGGCCCGGTCCTCCGCCTGATCCAGGCGCTCCGGCTCAAGGATGACCCGGTCGAGATCGATGGTGCACGACTCTGGCCCCAGGTGGAAGGATACGGTCTGTGCGTTGAACAGCTCCAAAAAGGCCTGGGAGAGGATGTGCTGGCCGGTATGCTGCTGCATGTGGTCAAAGCGCCTCGTCCAATCGATCTGCCCGTGTACCCTGGTCTCGGTCAGGGGCTGCTCCAGCCAGTGCACGATCTCCTGCCCTACTTCCGTAACATCGACGACCTTTACGTCGTTCAGCGTTCCCAGGTCGTTGGGCTGCCCACCAGAGGCAGGGTAAAAGGCGGTACGGTCGAGGATGACGCCTGCGACTCCAGACGCGTTCTGAACCGAGCGCGTCACGGAAGCATCGAACTCGCGGCAATAGGCATCCAGATGGTACAGGGTTCTGCTCATGCTCACCTTGCGGCGGTCAGTCGGCGGGACCGGCGCCCCGCTGCCAGATGGCTGGAGATTATACCCTGCGGAGTCGAATTGTCAACGGCTGCGCTTCTTTGCCCCCCGGGGGGGCCGCAGGCGGTGAGCTGGACCTGAGGCCGACCGGGGAGCCGGCCTCTCTGATCACCGTATCAGGAAGCGCTCGCGCGCCCTGCCGGGCGTGAAGTGCGGCGCGAGGCGATCCACTTGCCGATCTCTGCTGCGACGGAGGGAACGAGCGTCAGCGGCAGGATGTATAGCCAGTCCGACCAGGGTAGGTCATAAGTGAAAAAGATGGGCTCAAACAGCGGCAGGTAGATCACGGCCATCATCAGCAGGAACGACGAGAGCGTGGCCCACACCATGTACTGATTGGAGAAGATGCCCAGCTTGAGCAGGGGATAGTGCTCCGAGCGCGAGG harbors:
- the cphA_2 gene encoding Beta-lactamase precursor yields the protein MKEIASGVYCETSYCSGNVGFAVTEEGAVLVDSPMMPKDAWDWLRKITSTTKKGITLLINTDYKLERVLGGCFFPATTTIAHQNTWSELERYDEQFLQRQLAHYSDCDVQALAELPKTRIVHPELTLTADMSVFKSGRAFRLLYAGGHTPASIVVQMPREKVLFAGDVVVNGEHPNLSQANSMRWLHALEVIRRLKEVELIVPGRGEPCHPLATEILSDYISKMRERVYDCFANGCTRRESVDRVRMQDFFPFPSSRREEVERRIRASVERVYDEFKKENEKKRHADG
- the alaS_2 gene encoding Alanine--tRNA ligase — encoded protein: MSRTLYHLDAYCREFDASVTRSVQNASGVAGVILDRTAFYPASGGQPNDLGTLNDVKVVDVTEVGQEIVHWLEQPLTETRVHGQIDWTRRFDHMQQHTGQHILSQAFLELFNAQTVSFHLGPESCTIDLDRVILEPERLDQAEDRANAVIVADRPIVARFVSADEVSTLGLRKAPTVDEDIRIVEVEGFDRSPCGGTHCARSGEVGQIALRRAERRGHETRIEFVCGWRALRDHRRKTRALHEMAQSFSVQERDLPATVQRLSAEAAEQRRELQQLRGELLPREAERLLAQARVWGTRRVVVQSFAGRDVTELRRLASLLTATPGVVALLGTGGELARVVFARSSDAGTDMAGLVSQTCQEFEGKGGGQADLAQGGGFPGQRLAEALERAFHSLTEH